GAGGGAGGCCCCTTCCCTGGGGCTCTGGGGAGGCACCTGTGAAGACAGACCTGAAGCGAATCCCTGACAGCCCCTGCCCTGCTGTGAGTGGGCCTGACTCCCAAGTCCTGGCCCAGCACCTCCAGCCCCCTCTGGCTTCTCACGTTCCTGCACCATCTGGGCTACACCAGTCATTTCCTTTCCCACACTGGCGCTGCGCAGGCTTTGCTTGGTGACCGGCCCCACCTGACCGGGCAGCTTCTCTGGAGCTGGAGCCTGGGGACCCACACAGGAAATCTCAGCCTCTCCAGCCAACTCTTGCTTCTTCTCCTTTGAGTCCACCCAGAGTCCAGGAGaaggtgtggggagaggggcaaTGGCCACACCCTGAGTCCCATCTAGAAGCTTCTCTGGGCTTGGCACAATGAGGTCCTTGTCCCTCTCACTGCTCCCAGCTCTTGCCTTTTCTCCTGGTGCACCCTGGGGCCCATCGGCAGTCAGGGCTCTGAGCCCAGCCTTCTCAAAGATCTTGGTGATGTGCTCCCTGAAGTCAGGGAAGCCACTGACCGTGCTAGTCTGCTTGGAGCGCGCATGCAGACCACCCGATGTGCCTCTGCTCAGATCCTCGGGGGGTTCTACCATCCTCTCCCCAATGCTCTTTGTCCCCTTTGCTGTCTCACCCGCCATGCCCTCCTCACAGGCAGGGGGTGCTGGAATCTCATAGGGTTTGGCACCTGCTGCTTTCTCCTCCACTAGCATGTGCTCACCCTTGGTCAGAAGTGGCATCCTGTCCAGGTAGGGCATGGAGTCCACAGGTCCCTCAAGAGTGCCAGCTTTGGAGCTTCCACCACTGGCTTGTGCCCCAGTGATTTCCCTACCTGTAGCTGCTGGTTGTGGGAGGGAGGCCGGGAGGCCCAAAGACAGCTTCATGGAGGTGGCATTTTCCAAGGCAAGCAGAGGCGCCTCTGTGGGAGAAGTGCTTTCACCAGGAGCTCTGGGCCCTTGGGAGGAGAGAGCTTTCTCTCCACTGTCTTCTGCCCCTTCCCTGGGAGCAACCTCCACATGCAGGTAAGGAGGGTCAGGAGCAGCGTCTTCTGGTGGCCCAGATAGCAAGAGCCTCTCTGCGCTGGAGACAGCCTGTGCTTCAGGAATCTCTGCCATGCTCCTGTGAATCCCACCCAGCTCTCCGGCTGGTGGCAAGGCATCCTGGCAGCTGGCCGAAGGCTGCTCAGCTTGGCAGGGCTCACCTGGGGCAGAGGTAGAAGTTTCCTCCCCAGGGGAGGGGCATTGCCCAGTATTAAGGAATCCAGCATTCAAAGCAGCTTCTCCTGCGTCCTCTGGAGCTGACTGCATCCCCAGGTCCCCTCTGCCAGCGTTCCCACTGGTCTCAGCAGCTCTGCCTTGCTCCTGGGCTGATGGGAAACTTCCAAGAAGCTCTCGGGCCTCGGCATCCGAGGTGGCGGGCTGCTCCATTTCCTTCCGTGGGGCCAGCACTGGCCGCTGTCTGCCTCCCTGGGTTTCAGCACCTGACTCTCTCTCTGGGGCATCCTGGGTGGTTGTGACGCTGGGGCTGGCGGGTGCTGGAACTGGCGGGCAGTGAGCTGCATCCAGGAGAGCCACGGGCTCAGGCTGCCGAGGCGGAGTCCCCACTGTGTTcgcacttgtcttctctgttttactCAAGCCCTCGAGCAGGCGCCGAGTGTCAGCGGCTTCAGAAGCTCCTCCATCACCGAGACATGCTTCTTCATGCTGGCTGCTGACTTCCAGCGTACCCACCAGCTCTTGTCGGGACTTGCTTGGCCCTTGCCCAGCACAgcaattttcctttctgttcaaGTTACCTGCAAGAGAGGACTCTTCGGAGGTGTCTGCCGCAGGAGGCCCCACCCCGGACGGCCGGCGGTCACTGCGTGCTCCCTCTTGCCCATTCTCCCCTAGGGCAGGCAGCTCTGGGCTTACTGGTGCTGACAACTCCGACTGCTCTGTCGCAGGGCTCTCCAGAACCGAGTCCCTGGCAGCCGATCGTGTAGCATCAGACAGACTGTCTTTGGGGTGCTCCCTCTGTAGCTCCGATCTGGAAGCCTGCTCCTTTTCTCCACAAGTGGGCAAGCACGCATCCTCCTGAGGTGTCACAGGTACGTGGATTTGGGAAGAATCTGTGCCCAGCTTCTTCAAACCTGGATCACCTGGATAAGTCTCTTCCCCATTTTTACACACTCGGGTCTTCTCCCTGAGCATATCAAAGATGGATGCATCTGGGTCTGACTGGGATGGCTGGAGATGATTCTCAGAAGGTACTGAGGGCCTCTCAGGTGCAGCTACTCGTATGCAGCTATCCCCTGGGAAGGACGGGATTCCTTGCTGACTGTGCTCCAGACTGAGCGACGTGAGCCCGCTGTCCATTGCCAAGTCCTCCCCCTCAGGGGGCTGTGGCCCATCAGCCCGGGCTTCCTGTCCAGCTGCATCATGGCCCAGCCCACAAGACCGGTCTGGGGATGCCGGCAAGCCCGCCTCCTCACAGTTGTCAGGTGTCCGCGCAGATGGGTGGCTCATGGCCTTTATTTCAGATCTGCGCTCCACCTCCTGGGCTTTAGGGACAACCTCTGCAGCAGGAGTTGACAGGAAATCTGATTTCTCAGATTCCAAGGCAGGAAGAGAGTCCATTATTCCCAATCCCCCCAGGTCCTGGAGGGTGTGGGGACATTTGGTCTGCAATCTGGGCCCCTCCCAGCCAGCTCCCTCGGGAAGAACATGCTCACCAGctccgtccggccccgggatcAGGATGCGACCGTTCTCATGGAGCTTGGGCAGTGAGTCAGATGCATGGGCCACTGAGCTCCGAGCTGCGCCTTCTGATACAGAGCCcagcctgcctgtgggctgggggccCTCCTCACGGAGTGGCTGTGCTGAGTCTGTGCTGGGAAGGACTTGGCTCTCCACAGTGCCGTTCAGCTTTGAAATCTCATCTTTCTCCACCTCTGGGTCAGGCCTACAGCCAAGGGCCTGGGGTTGCTCTCCCTGTGGGTTTTCAGGATTCGCACTGGGTAGCTCTGGGGCTTCTTCCTGTCCTCTAGGGCTGGCCTCTGGTAGTCCACTTTCCTCATTGACCACAGCTGGGCTTTGGGGGGCCTTGGCTTCACGCTCTGGTCCCAGGGCACTTTCATCTGATGTactggggagaggagggggcaGCACCCCTTGTTGGACTTCGTGGCCTTGCTCCTTAATGGAgagctctcccctctcctcctgggGCAAAGGGGGAGGAACCTCTCTGGGGATCCCTTCTGGATGCACTCCCGCTCTTCCAAGATCTGATGCACACTTCTCCTGTCCCCCCAACTCAGCACCTGCCAGCTCTTCAGCCGGAACTCTAAGAACTGGTATCTCAGCCCCGTGAACCATCTCCCTGGCCAGCCAGCTGGGATTTGCTGCAGCCGCAGAGGCCCAAGTGGCCGGCTGTGGACTGAGGTTTGGAGCTGGACGCACTTCCTCTGCCGGTACATGCGGGGACTGCTCAGCACTCATGAGCAGAACCCCTTCGGGCTGGTCACCTGGTGGTGCGCAGACAGCATTACCGGGCTGGGCTCCCCACCCTCTTGTCTGCGAGGAATGCTGAGCATCACTGGCATCCAGAGTCTCCTTCCTagagcctccagcccctggcgcCAGGGCAGGACGCAGTGACCCCCAGGGCAGCTCTGTGCAGGGTAGATGTGCTCCCATTTGCTGCTGGCAGATTTCCTGGGATGCAGCATTTATGTCCTCTTCTTGGGAAGCCCCTGAATTTTTCCTAGTAGAACCGCAGGGCTTGAGGAAAACCGAGTCATCAGCCAAGTCTTCAGGCATCACCTCCACTTggcatttttctctgtctgaggCTCTTGGGGCTGGATCTTGCAGGATTGGGGTCTCAGTTTTTGTGGGGGACTCCTCCAGGCCAGCTGAGCTCTCCTTGCCTGGGTGGGCTGCAGCAGGGGCCTTGGGGACCACCCCCTGCCCAGACTCTGTGGGGGGAAAGCCACCTGCAGCCTCCTTCCCTGGTGACCCGAAACCACCTGGCTGGCTGACCTCCGCACATGGCTGCTCTTTCAGAGGTGCTGGTGGCCTTCCTGGCTGCTGTTCAAGGTGACTGGAGGAAGCCGCTTTATCAACCTCTTCCTTCATGCCTCCCTCTCTTCCGGCACTAGGCACGATGGTGGCCACACTGCCCCAAGCAGAGCTGTCCTCCTCAGGGACAAAGGCTGCCAGGGCCACCCCTGGGGCTTTGGGGGAAGGTTCCCTCCTGGAATGTTGAACGAGGGGCCAACCTTCAGGTGCTTCTGCCGGGCTTTCCAAGCACCCTTCTGGGGAGCCCTCAGCAAAGGGCATGGTGGCTGAGTGGCACTCCTGCtcccagggggagggagggctgggcagtGGAGAGCTTTCTGGACCCCTGGCTTCCTGGGGGCACTTCCTTGGCTCAGTCACCTCTGGGCACACGGTGCACGGATCCTGGCTGGCAGCCCTCTCAGAAGCGGAGCAGGAGCCTCCACGCCCACACCTGcgaataatgaaaacattttgtttcaTCAGGTCTCAGGGATGTTGAGGACGAGGCCGCATGACAGGCCAGTTCTCTCCAACCCTCTCGCCTTTAACAGCCACAAGACACACCTGCCCATGCACCTCAGTCCTCTCCATGAAGGCTGCCCCTAAGGCCACTCCTCCTATAACCACTACACATGCTCTCGTTATCCCCAAAATCGAAGCAGGGAGCCCCAAATATTCAGTTTGGGGCTTTTCATGTTGGTCAGTACTGAATAGGGAAGTATGGAAACTAATTCATAATCGTCTAAACTGCAGGAACTCCAAAAGTTTTTAGTAAGTAGAGAGTTTGAATTAGTTTAATGTGGGTTACAAAGAGATCTCAAACACTTCTGAGGATGCTTAGATGTTCAGGAAAAAAGCACAAGTGGGTAAAGTCatgcttcaaaataaaaagctattcTTGGTAACTGTTTACTTGACTCCTCACATTCAAAGGTGGTACTGTGAGGGGCATAGCCCCCAAATCAATCTATTTAGCTGTGGAATTTCTGCAAATGACTGATATGTAAAATTCTTGGGAGCTGAATTACCTTTATACCCATATTTGTCTTAACTTGAACATATTTTGCTGGACAATGTGTGAAGAAAAACTATGGCTCAAATTATGGACTTGCTATAGATAACTAACTACCTAGTTATTGTAAACTAGCCTATTACCTGGCATATTTTGACTGTATTTCTAATTccgtaatattttattaaatgcatttctaaactttaaaagtaatacatggcagatacaaaatttagaaaatgtagaaaaaatatcTCCCACATGCTTGCCACTTGAAGCGTTCTGGCGAATAACATTTTTCTCCATGTGATTTTCTATGGgatgtaatttttgttatttttacataGCTGTGATTCTGTATACTTGCTATGATCAAATATCTTTTGCTATCAAGAGAAATTGCTAAAGGCAAAATTAATAGGAGTATGTCTTTCCTAAGGCTTTTACCATGATGTTTAAAAGAAGATTTGTGGAATCTTCTTGTAActgttacatacacacacattcacatgttCATAGACCCACAGTGTCTTGGATATGACCAGAGGAAAGATCCTACCTGTTTCACTACCAAAACTCTAGCTTCCCATGCAAGGTGAcgcatatatatttttagtgaGAGATGCATACAATGGGAAGGTGAAGtacattccttttaaaaatttagaaatccaTGTCATGGAgtgaattgtgtccccctaaaatCCATGTGTTGAAACGCTAGCCCCCAACATGACTGTACGTGGAGAAGGGGCCTTCATGGAGTTAAAGTTTAAAAAGGTCTTAAGAGCGGAGCCCTGATGCAGTAGGACTGGGGTCCTTCCGAGAAGAGGGAGACAGCAGGAGCGGGCTCGCGCGGggaagacacagcaggaaggACCACCTGCAGCCAAGAGGGGCCTCACCAGAAGCCACCTCTTCTGGCTCCGTAACTCGGaattccagcctctagaactattAGGAAATTAATTCTGCTGCTGAAGCCACCCTGTCTGTGGTGCTCGGTCATGGCAGTATGAGCGGACTAATGCAATGGGTATATGCACTTTACATTGAACTTTGCAATATTTTTGAGGTTCCAAATTTTCCAAAGTGAAACGTTGGGACAATGATAATGGATGAATCCACTGGAAGTAATGCTTTTGCACGGATGATCTCCATTAACCCTGAGGAGAGCCAGCCGAGGTGCTATCACGCCATTTCGTAGATGAGAATTCTGAGAACAGGTTAGGCTTGGATTCGGCGGGCGTCTCACTCCATGGGCCATGATCTTCTCACTCACTCTCTGCTGCCTCGGAGAATAAAAGCTTCCAAGGAGGGAGTCCCAAATTCATCTGTTGAAACCTGTTCCCCAGGGTGATGGTATGAGGACGTAGGGgctctgggaggtgattaggtaaTGAGAGTGGAGCCCACATGAATGGAAGTAGTGTCCTTCTAGAAGAGACCCCAGAGGGCTCCCTCACCCCTCTGCCtttgaggacacagtgagaagacggCTGTCTGAAACAGGAAggaggctctcaccagacacggAGTCTGCTGGCCCCTTGATGCTGAGCTTCCCGGCCTCCAAAACTATGAGCAACTGACATCTGTTGCAATAGCCACTCACCCTCTCCTCTTTACCTgaccccactccagcctcttGCCAAGCCCCTCACCTACGAAATGTTCGTGACATCACACAACATCCTGGAAGGAGGTGTGTACGCATCATCACTACACCAGTCATCCGCATTCAAAAAGGAGATTCAATCACAGGAATAACTAGATACCTATTGCAGCTGATTTCTATTGCTGTTATAATAAATTGCCACAGAATTAGTGGCTTTAGACAgtacaaattaattttcttacagttctataGGAAAATGTCTGACACGGCTCTCACTGGGCTGATATCATGGTGTCAGGGGGCTGTGTTCCCTTCTGGAAGCCCTAGGGACCAAGGCGCTTCCTTGCTTTTCCAGAGGCTGCCCACGTCTGTGACTCACAggctcttcctccatcttcaaagccagcagcgcAGAATCTTCCTCCGGTCCATCTTAGATATTTACATCAATTTCAGGGATTAAGAAGAGGACATccttgctgggggctgggggcatcTAAGATGGACCGGAGAGTGAGGCAGCTACTGTCTCAACCAGATTAGCATTTTCAGACCTAAAAGCCGAGCTAATGAGGGCAAAGAAGAGAAACATCAGAGGGTAAGTTAGGTGAATCCCTCCAATCCTCAGATGGTCACGAGGGCAGCCGCACCCACGCAGAGCCCTGGCCCAGCGCTGCTGACCTGGGTGAAAACACCCGGGTGTGGGTAACGCCCTCAGCCTGGCTTCACTAAAGTACGAGGCTCAGAGGGCTCACCAACCACAGGGCTGTTGTCTCCATGGATTGTTCTGGAACTGCACCTCAGCACTCTGCATGTGGCCATTTTCCTTGTAACAAGCACTTTACATTGAACTGTGTCCCACCCATTCACTAGGGGTCACATTGTTTAGTAGTAATGAGATTGATGGTGTGCAGTTCAGAAATGAAGCGCTCCTATTGATGTCTGCTTGCTCAGGAAGCCCAGATCACAGCCTCCTCCAAACCAAGCTGCTTCTAGTCCCCGCCTCTGACTGGGGAGTGTGTGGGTTACCTTCAGGCTGGCTGAAATCACTGTTATATGGGGACAAGATGGCAAATTCACTTGATTTGGGCACCTTGAAAACTTACGGATCTTACCAGGATCAAATTCCCATTGAGTGTGAGGCACACACTCCCCCAAAGTAAGGATCTAGCTTGGTTTATTTAGCACAAGCTGATCACCAGCAATCCTTTTGACTGCCCATCAGAAGCAATTTTTAAAACCAGATTAAAGACACTCACGAGGAGCAGATTTGCCTTAGGGCAGGAAAAATTCTAAGAACTCATCTGTGAGGGCCCTGCCTTAATTGAAACTTACATAATGCCCTTTATACTTTAAGTCTGAGTCAGAATGTGTGGAGGGGGTTCTGCTCAGAATCCGAAGGCTAGCTCTTGTGGGCTGGGCAGTGTGGCCCTCTCACAGGAGGCTTGCAGTTCAAAGGTGGTTGCTGCCTTTAGGTTGAGGTCAGGAGGGCACACAGATTGCAGACCACGGCCCCCAGCATGACAGTGGGAGAAGCACAGTAGGGGGGTTACTGGGGAGCCCAGGTGATTTGCTGCCCCAAAGGTCTGAGCAGACTATGGAGAGGTAGAAAAGGTCCTCCCTACTACCTTAGCTGGACGATCGCATCCACATGGGTTTCTAAGTGCATAGTTTTGAAGACATACCCATGAACAGACTGGGGATGCTTAAAgggagtgagacagggaccatggatgtagtcagagtagggtgagggcctccggagggggcagggcaggatatttgcagtcagagcaatgtaactacatgcaaagaaacccccctactaaaactctgttaaacattgagctctagaatcattcttcagtgagatcagttgatgttccccagataaagaagagtagcacatgttttattatgctaatcatttgtagccatgtgtaagattcactttagcctAGGCCGATGTGCTGTCTTTcgtccttcagatctgatgaagtgattttgcaaactgagcaactaatttagcaagtaagcccaggcataaacaacacagtaaaaggcaagaaggattccaccttaaagataagattgcattttaatacccaagaagttaagatgttagaaattcttaccttactctttagcaaacaattcctcagcccaccttgggggctgggcaggtggccttgtttcatatgctcccagaccaagatgctggtatctcagagagaaatcatcagaggaagttgcttgtgttaattctaaatattcagggaccacttaacaagtccacgcccctaagtttttttcatgttctcaaaaaatcctcaactgcctataaaactcctagacaaagcaccaccacgggctctcttgtcccctcttggcatgagccaggagctctattctctcactttatctctaaataaaagcctgtaccttgctctcttaCCCTGAGTGTTTGTGAAACTCactcttcggcttcgtgaacaagaaccccggcaccaGGAGGAAGGAGGCCGGTTGAGGAGACACCAAGCCTGGACCCCACACTAGCAGGCATTAAGGGGCCCAACACAGCCATAAAGACAGACTGTCAAGATGGGGAGTTGACAgtactgagcatttactaagGGCAGGTGGTGCTAAGTACTTTCCAGTTACGATTGCATGTAATCCACATGGTAGCCTGGCAGAGTGAATGGCCCCCCCATGCACACATCGAGAAATATTTCAGAGAGGTTCAAGCCTGGACCTGGGGTTGCAGAGCTCCAGTTGCAGGGCAAGATCAAGCCCTGTACTGTCCAGCTCcagggccctgcctcctcccttttCCCTGTACTCGCTGCATCAAGGATGGTGCCACAGTCTCTCTTCCCATCCTGTTGGGTCCTTATCATTCTACTCCCAGGATGCAGCCAGAGCAATGAAGGCTTGATCCTGTCACTCTGCGGGCAGACTCTCCAGTGGTTTCGACCAGCTGTGGCCCCAGCTTACATTCCCTGCTCTGTTCCACCCAGAGCTCCCCACCCCTGCAGCTGCCTGGGGGCTGGAGGCCTCCTGCTCCTCCCAGCACATGTCAGACCCAATCATCACTCCTCACAAAGGCTCCCTAGCCTGGCCTTTGGGATCAAATCTCCTTTCCTAGGCCCACCCAGTGATGGCACTGGTCACCGTTGCCATCATGATCAAGGACTGACGACGATTTCCCCCACTGGAATATAATGGAAACTGGGTCTTCGATTTCCCCCACTGGAGTATAATGGAAACTGGGTCTTGTCTATTTTCAATACTGCATCCCCAGTTTTtttacctggcatatagtaaacatTGAACATATGGATGTATGAgtagatggaaggatggatggatggatggccagtgggagggtggatgggtagatggatggatagttggatggatggatggatggatggatggatgcatgcatggatggatggatggatggatggatggatgcatagaTGGATGCATAGATGGCGAAAtgtttgggtgggtgggtggatgtaTGGTTGGTTGGGTGGGTGGATGCACAGATACAACTGAAACCAAATCAAGGATTCTAAATATGTGGGAATGCTCCCAAATCATGGTGGTCTGATTTGAAGATTAGGAAAGTTCTTTTCTTCCATACCATCATAGCATTCTAGTAATTTGTTAGTCAAAACCTcttaatttacagatgaggaaactgaggctcagaaaagacaaAGTATTTTTGCTGAAATGCTTCTGCAAAAGACAGGAGGTTTTGGCAGCATTTCTCAACAACAAGTCCCTGTGTGCACTGGTGGGTCTGATGCGTTAGAGGGTGCACAGCAAGTCtgcaaatgatttattttaataaattagtcTAATTCAAACGACTAGATTTCCACATATAACCTTATCACTGTTACTCATTGCATTCTAATGTGCTTTCTGGAGAAGGAACAGGAAAGCAAGAGGTACAGGGAGATCTGGTGAGAGAACTGCAGCCCCCGGGATGCAACAATCCTAGTACACCAGACACCTGTGGCAGCTGGGGTGCAGGTGAGGGGCCCAGGGGCTGGAGCTGCTCCTCAGCTCCTTGCATTCATGTCATGGCCCACATATTAGGGGGTTTTCTGACACTTCTAAGCCCTTAGAGAAGTAAGATGCTTCTGCACTGTTCTCTACACCCTTGGGGTTGTCTCCCCAGGAGGAAGTGAGACTTCCCTGACTGGTGAGATAGGGAAGGCTGTCCTCTGGGTACAGTTTCCCCATGGTGTGGTTAGATCATGCCAGGTCACTGAGATGAGCTTGCCCACTggggctgccctccccacccttcaTGACATCCTGAGCTGACAGGCAACCTGGCGTGGTGGGGAGGGTTTGGTCAGGCGGCAGTGTGAGGAGTCCCACTTTGACTTCCCCTCCAGTCCAGCCTTGCCATTGATAAAGctgcctttcttctcctttcctgacTTTGGCGACTAGCTGACCATTGATTCAGAATCTGGATGTGATTAATTAGCTCCCTAAACCCTGACAGGATTAGTGTGGTGTTTACCCCACACGTACATTATTTGGTTATTTCCCCCGCACATTACGAAGCTTGTCAAATATTTGAACTGGCCTCTAGGTCAGGCTGTGCAGGTGACCTTTCTTCAGTAGAAGGGAGGCTGAAACCCTGACCAAGAAAAGTAAACTAAATTCCAGGATGTTTTCAGTTCTTCCCCGCATGAAATCAGAATAAATCTAGTTAATTTGAGGACCATGTAGATCTTCACAGTGACATAGCTAAACTGCCAATCACCTGATCAATTCGCTGTCTTTATTCTTGTcgtttgctttgtatttttttctctgtgaatcATAAGTCTGGTAACCAAGGGGCTCTGGGATTATAAATAATCATGATTCAGAGGTTCTCTACTCTCTATGATATACcacttccttgctttctttttcctttttctatgccAGGCTAGGAAGACTGCCTAAGAAGACACTTTTCTCAAGAACTTCATAAATGATCGAGCCAACTATGATAGATCATTCTGGATCAATTATTAACAGCTGAAAAGAATTGCATAGGATATGCACTCCATGTTTATGTTTCTATCAGGAGCTCTTAAATACCGAATTCTATGTTTCTCATAATATGATTGCTACACGTGCAAGAAAGAAGCTTGCCTGGTCTCTATGTAACGTGGGAAGTACGAGATGAAGCCTGGTTAAACAAGCTTCTTCACTGCAGAACTTCTCAGTGCCTTTGAGACACCGTCATGCAATGTGAGTCAACCAGAAGACATGTCATGGTATTGCCCACACTTGCCATTCCCCAGAAACCTTCCTCCGCCCCTTTACTTGGTAGAGCATTTAATGGGGCTAATGTCCCCCAGAACACAGAGTGGAAAGCACAGCCCCAGTGAAAGAGAGATTTGGTAAGGACATCTCAGGTGCCCTTTAGAGGACAGTTCTCAAAACA
The genomic region above belongs to Manis javanica isolate MJ-LG chromosome 7, MJ_LKY, whole genome shotgun sequence and contains:
- the TACC2 gene encoding transforming acidic coiled-coil-containing protein 2 isoform X3 codes for the protein MEEEAVQLLKSRLSVGPQPSESQPFPSRTSSAQSPESVQPPGNSQNIRRKPEEKSGSSGHGDVPRCGRGGSCSASERAASQDPCTVCPEVTEPRKCPQEARGPESSPLPSPPSPWEQECHSATMPFAEGSPEGCLESPAEAPEGWPLVQHSRREPSPKAPGVALAAFVPEEDSSAWGSVATIVPSAGREGGMKEEVDKAASSSHLEQQPGRPPAPLKEQPCAEVSQPGGFGSPGKEAAGGFPPTESGQGVVPKAPAAAHPGKESSAGLEESPTKTETPILQDPAPRASDREKCQVEVMPEDLADDSVFLKPCGSTRKNSGASQEEDINAASQEICQQQMGAHLPCTELPWGSLRPALAPGAGGSRKETLDASDAQHSSQTRGWGAQPGNAVCAPPGDQPEGVLLMSAEQSPHVPAEEVRPAPNLSPQPATWASAAAANPSWLAREMVHGAEIPVLRVPAEELAGAELGGQEKCASDLGRAGVHPEGIPREVPPPLPQEERGELSIKEQGHEVQQGVLPPPLPSTSDESALGPEREAKAPQSPAVVNEESGLPEASPRGQEEAPELPSANPENPQGEQPQALGCRPDPEVEKDEISKLNGTVESQVLPSTDSAQPLREEGPQPTGRLGSVSEGAARSSVAHASDSLPKLHENGRILIPGPDGAGEHVLPEGAGWEGPRLQTKCPHTLQDLGGLGIMDSLPALESEKSDFLSTPAAEVVPKAQEVERRSEIKAMSHPSARTPDNCEEAGLPASPDRSCGLGHDAAGQEARADGPQPPEGEDLAMDSGLTSLSLEHSQQGIPSFPGDSCIRVAAPERPSVPSENHLQPSQSDPDASIFDMLREKTRVCKNGEETYPGDPGLKKLGTDSSQIHVPVTPQEDACLPTCGEKEQASRSELQREHPKDSLSDATRSAARDSVLESPATEQSELSAPVSPELPALGENGQEGARSDRRPSGVGPPAADTSEESSLAGNLNRKENCCAGQGPSKSRQELVGTLEVSSQHEEACLGDGGASEAADTRRLLEGLSKTEKTSANTVGTPPRQPEPVALLDAAHCPPVPAPASPSVTTTQDAPERESGAETQGGRQRPVLAPRKEMEQPATSDAEARELLGSFPSAQEQGRAAETSGNAGRGDLGMQSAPEDAGEAALNAGFLNTGQCPSPGEETSTSAPGEPCQAEQPSASCQDALPPAGELGGIHRSMAEIPEAQAVSSAERLLLSGPPEDAAPDPPYLHVEVAPREGAEDSGEKALSSQGPRAPGESTSPTEAPLLALENATSMKLSLGLPASLPQPAATGREITGAQASGGSSKAGTLEGPVDSMPYLDRMPLLTKGEHMLVEEKAAGAKPYEIPAPPACEEGMAGETAKGTKSIGERMVEPPEDLSRGTSGGLHARSKQTSTVSGFPDFREHITKIFEKAGLRALTADGPQGAPGEKARAGSSERDKDLIVPSPEKLLDGTQGVAIAPLPTPSPGLWVDSKEKKQELAGEAEISCVGPQAPAPEKLPGQVGPVTKQSLRSASVGKEMTGVAQMVQEREKPEGAGGAGPGLGSQAHSQQGRGCQGFASGLSSQVPPQSPREGASLQGDRVPPGKQQQETSTLSCQPGEDGAWGFAQAEALGGVSVCTSALGTSSPLGDVPIVAEAFSEPWTPDTLGGEKRHGGAARISDTPDARGGQSAPEPQAGAVAGAPLQPSPAAGAAGEAEGDVTLSTAETRAHVSGDLPETGTTRMLSGMAWPSVLPGSSGVPGCSEGAPRMEDEAARHGDSSAGLQQAEEQREPELPGPAGNRKVAVSSPPEPDESRDLELHSLAPEAPHGERYFQGKSPGPGPCTLPSVPEKDAPNVTGDVISDEARAVGDAERSVKSSSIADGVIQPAVLGDLENPPLAASSHHGDVISQVSTDLTARSISPAAAHVDLVLPASEHASLPFAPDGDGVEASAPSFQSLTEDVSRSSDSEEAFETPESTTPVKAPPAPPPPPPEVIPEPEISTQPPLEEPGCASESVCVPDGPRSSSVEGSPFHPPPHSSSAVFDEDKPIASSGTYNLDFDNIELVDDFQASEPRSSDSKSQDCKVNARRKSTDSVPTSKSTLSRSLSLQAGDFDGASCTGGTEAGVPAPDAYSSGSGSAASTLKRTKKPRPPSLKKKQTTKKPSETPPVKETQPEPAGESPVPSEENQVAETKTESTKTEGSGPALSEEAPLEPTAVPKAACAPDSESAEAAVPPASGGGRVQNSPPSGRKALPLATAPEAVEVTPLESGGQEDSPAKGLSVRLEFDYSEDKGSWDTQQENPPPTKKIGKKPVAKMPLRRPKMKKTPEKLDNSPASPTRSPAEPNDIPIAKGTYTFDIDKWDDPNFNPFSSTSKMQESPKLPQQSYTFGPDTCDESIDPFKTSSKTPSSPSKSPASFEIPASAIEANGVDGDGLNKPAKKKKTPLKTMVEDVMSVCSLFDTFRVKKSPKRSPLSDPPSQDPTPAVTPETPPVISTVVHATDEEKLAVTSQKWTCMTVDLEADKQDYPQPSDLSTFVNETKFNSPTEGKQLSQPDPHPASETTAPREQKARKETSKPDLGYRNSYEIEYMEKIGSSLPQDDDTPKKQALYLMFDTSQESPGQSPPVRMSESPTPCSGSSFEETEALVNTGAKIQHPVSRGLAPNQEPHLQVPEKSSQKELEAMALGTASDAIEITAPEGSFASADTLLSRLAHPASLCGALDYLEPDLAEKNPPVFAQKLQEELEFAIMRIEALKLARQIALASRIRQDTKREAAHPTDVSISKTALYSRIGTAEVETPTGLLFQQPNLDATLQMARAEIITKEREVSEWKDKYEESRREVMEMRKIVAEYEKTIAQMIEDEQREKSVSHQTVQQLVLEKEQALADLNSVEKSLADLFRRYEKMKEVLEGFRKNEEVLKKCAQEYLSRVKKEEQRYQALKVHAEEKLDRANAEIAQVRGKAQQEQAAYQASLRKEQLRVDALERTLEQKNKEIEELTKICDELIAKMGKS